The Pangasianodon hypophthalmus isolate fPanHyp1 chromosome 13, fPanHyp1.pri, whole genome shotgun sequence genome includes a window with the following:
- the LOC113528175 gene encoding mitochondrial import inner membrane translocase subunit tim16 isoform X1 — protein MAKYLAQIVVMGVQVVGRAFARALRQEFAGNQAAAEARGRAGKQSAAVSSFTGMSLQEAQQILNVSTLNPEEIQKNYEHLFKVNDKAVGGSFYLQSKVVRAKERLEEELAIQKQDKPSEQKQPHT, from the exons ATG GCGAAGTATCTGGCTCAGATCGTGGTAATGGGAGTGCAGGTGGTCGGCCGGGCTTTCGCGCGCGCTTTACGACAGGAGTTTGCAGGCAA TCAGGCTGCGGCAGAGGCGAGAGGAAGAGCAGGTAAGCAGTCAGCTGCAGTTTCCAGCTTCACTGGGATGAGTCTGCAGGAAGCACAGCAGATTCTGAATGTATCAACActgaacccagaggaaatccagaAG AATTATGAACATTTGTTTAAAGTAAATGACAAAGCGGTTGGTGGCTCTTTCTACCTGCAGTCCAAG GTGGTGAGGGCTAAGGAGCGCCTCGAAGAAGAGCTTGCAATTCAGAAACAAGACAAACCATCAGAGCAGAAACAGCCACATACATGA